In the Glycine max cultivar Williams 82 chromosome 19, Glycine_max_v4.0, whole genome shotgun sequence genome, cccctaaaatcattttagcacacagacactactcgtgaattatacaatacccacgacctcacactcgtgttttaaacacgtacaacatattacgctacaatttaacattggttcctaaataggaaacctacactttctctttaacactgcgcattaacgtttttctcaagataacactggtcgggttattgtacaattcatagcttacgacacaaataatgtcacatcaagagttaatcagacacttattcacaaccaaaactcattcacaatttcacatctcataatgtcacaatccaccatcacatgttttcacgtatctgacaattcaacacatgttttactttacacttttacttaatctcaataacaatattgtgATCTCAAAACAACATgtcattccacaattcatcacatatttcattcatAGAcgttgctcatgaattatacaatacacacgaccttacactcgtgttttaaaccatataacatattgcgctacaatttaacactagttcctaactaggaacttacattttttctttaacactgcgataaacatttttcttaatataagcactggtcaggttattgtataattcacagctcataaCACAATTAATGTCACAATCAACCATCTTATatttacgtgtatctcacaatttaacacattcaactttacacttatattcaatctccataacaatattataatatcaaagtaatatgttattctacaattcatcatatatttgatttatcacttatatacaatttcaatcataatttcataattctaatataactatttattacactaatattattcaaagcacaaacaaattatacaagaaTATTTCTCAATCTACGGGGAGTAAAAATCTCTCAcataatttcacataatcatacaagaagaatttcaatataataaaacatccctaaaataaatcctaatttgaccatctaaggatccctacgcatattctcactaatccccaattgtgaataactcatcccttacctctaagcgggctcacgtgtcttccgaaagcgatagcggcatctctagcgATTCCCTGAGATTTCTCcagtttttcctccgactgctccgacgGAATTCCCAAACGTCTGAGAGACGAAGAAGGGATTGAAACCTCCATTTGTATTGTCTTTGTACGATTCCTTTCTCTCACTCcatgaatattatctcgcaaatcccaacggtgaagctGTGCAGAATTGAATCTCGAACaacttatcaaaatttcacACAAATCCAACAGTTAACGAAATCGGGATTGTAATTTTACTGAactatttttggatttttgcgGGAAAAGAAAAGGTTACGATGCGAAAGGAATTTCTCTCAGATCAGACATGATTTCGAAATTCCCAACAGTGATAATGCTCGGAAATGAGTGGTGAACCATGTTCTTaaatttcatgacgatccaacAATGAATGATTCCAAGATCATTGTTTTTCTGAGACAAGTTTgatgggctgcgggaaaaagaaaggatttttgGGGAGGAGGAGAGAAAAAAACGAATTGAGAGGATGAACACTAGTAAAAGCTACCGTCTGACCTAACATAtcgctatttatacctagggtactcacaacctattatttactctatttgtttacttttattattttataaaaacaaactatattttattccctatcgaatgaataaataaaatatcctctttattttctctaaaatcatttttaatctagTCTacgaaaaatgagatgttaTAGAAACTTCAAAGCatatgtcaataaaaaaatatgctcATACAGCTCTAGATGCTGTGGTGTCAACTGATAATTGTTTTTCCTTTCTCCAGTTTTAAAGGAGGGAAATGAAATGAAGAATTCAAGAACCATCCAAACAACCAAGTTCCTGTCTCTAATGATTATGTAAGCTCTATTACTCAGTTTTCTATGCACTGAaaataatttggaaaaaaaatgtcgTTTTTTAGTACAAGACAAAATGAGTACAGAAAGTATTGTATAAAAAAGATAGGTCTTTATAGTCTACACTCTGCAACAATCACTTTGATAATAAGTCCATTTCAACATAGAATTACCCTTAAAAGTAAGTCACTACCAAGGGAGAAATAAGTGACACAAAATTCTTTATCTACATCACTAGTTTATATAAAAACTCAAGTTTGTCATAGTTGGAATCCTGAATCTCAAAACACTTCTATTTAAAACAGGCTTGACAAAAACAATTCAGTATCTTCATTATCCAACATTAGTAATACACAATTTTCTGTTTCTTCAAGCAACTTCGCAGCTTACTGGGATTATTATTAAGCTGGATATGCTATTTCAAATTATGAAGTCAAAATAATTACTACATACTacataaatcaaaatttataatagtaTTTTCTTACTACTAATTCACAATCTAAGAGCATTCAGTTTCTCTAAgacaagaaaatttatttttgtcacCACTGAAACAACAAATTGAATTCCTACATatattcttcaagaaaaaaaataattaatcatgcaCCCCAATTGAGCACTCTAGTTACTAGTCTCTAGTCGACTGAAACAACAAAGTGAATTCCTACATatatacttcttttcttttgttccaTTTATGTAGATCAAAATAATAAGGCAAATTAAAATCAGTTAGTGTGATAGAGCACGCCAGATAATTTACCTATGACACTAATGGTGCCCCTTATCTGCTTTGATTCCATTGAATTTGAATCAAAGCTCACATTATCATACAATGATTGCATTGTTGTAGCAGGAATAAATGAAAATAGCTACATGCCCAACTCAAATGATGTGACCATAAACAAtacattgttgttgttgcacaTATTATGTCTATGAAACTTCCATGTCCACAAACCTATGTTTTTTTAGCAATTGTTGGTTTTGTGATTCCAAACTGTTGCGATCATTGCCTAATTTTCTCTTGCCATAAGGATCAGCAAATCGAATATCCTTCATGCTACTTTCCTGTTTGAATACATGGATTCCGCATTCTTTAGGGGTTGAGGTCTCTTCCAAACCCTCATATGTAACCTCCGCATGGTTCCATTCATTTTCTAAAGGTACATACAAATTATCTTCAAATTCCATTATTTGAAGATCAAAAAGATATGTATGATCCATTCCCATCATGAAATAACCACTACCACGGAAATATTTATTGCCATTGATGATCACCTTAGATATTAACATTCCAGAGTCATCATCCATAGGTCCAATAACAAGACAAAGAACTTTGCCGGGGAACTTATTGCGAAACCAGAAAGAAATTGAAGGTCCCCTACTTTGGTGATCAAACCACTCTGGAATCCTTTCTCCTGGCAAATAAAACTGAGTTTTTCCAGTCTCATGCAGTTCCTGTGAGTCATAAAGAATTCATAAGTTTACCAAAATTGAGTAcactatatattattaaattgactACATTAAAAACATGATAAAACCTGATTCAGGAACATGCTTGTACTTGAGGAAGTCAAGGATTTACAGTTTGTTGCTAAGAAATGTTTTAAGCTAGGTGGAATGCCTCTAATTTCCTGAAGATGCTTGCAGTCATTCACATTAAGCTTccttaaaaactgaaattcttTGATGCATTCAGGAAGCATTGTGAAATTATTCTTTGATAGGTTTAAATCTTTCACATGAGCAAACCGCGTGAAACCTATTGAAAAGAAATCATCATACAGGTTGCAATCTGAGGCCCAAAGCAATTCTACCTTTGAAGATACTATTGATGATCCAAATTTTTCTTCACCCTCTTCCTGTTTTAGCCATTGCCACCCTTTCCATTTCCAACCAATAAGTTCAGTAAGTTCTGGCATCATTACAATGCTACTTGGTAACTGAACAACTCCACAGTTAGCCAGTTGTAATTCTTGAAGTCGGGTAAGATTATGAATTGAAGATGGCAATTCTTTTATGGAAGTGTATTCACACTGAAGTTCCCTTATGTTTTCCATCTTTCCTAATATTTCTGGAAAACTCTCAAGACTATGACAACGCGAGAGATTGAGTTTTTCAAGAGAGGTCAACTTGATGGGTGGAAAACTCACAAGCTTGGTGCAACCAAAAGCACtcaatattttaagtttatataGAAATCCAATTGAACTGTGAATTGTAGTTAAATTTTGACAGTGTTGAAATGAAAGTTTTTCTAAATTTGGGAGACCAGATACATCAGGTATCTGTGTTAAACATTTGCATTTGTCCAAATTCAAAACTCTCATACTCATAAAtttctgcaaaaaaaaacaaagaaaggaaaatcagagaaataaaaatcaaatgaatgatCTTAAtgtgaataaattaatttacaagaTGAGGAAAGTGAAGTCATTAAACTTGCCGTTAAAAAGCCAACCAACTCAAGTGATGTAAAACAACAATGGGGTAACTTGCATATGCCAAGTTTCTTTGAACGAAAATCAGATGGTAAATCATGTGAAGGATATCTCCACCATTCCAATACTCTTAGACTATTTGGAAGATACCTGGGACCTTTGCAAAAATGACCACTTTTAATAATCAGAGTTTTGAGGTTTTTCATCTTCTTGAAGGCCTTTCTGTTCCATTCTACTATATCTTCTTTGTCAAGTAAGGggaaattcagacatatgatttCAATTTCACTTGTTCCCTGTTAATGCAAAAGGCTCAGGTCAACC is a window encoding:
- the LOC100780257 gene encoding TMV resistance protein N gives rise to the protein MAAISCSYVFTYDVFLSFRGSDTRHGFVGNLYKALNDKGIHTFIDDEKLQGGEEITPTLMKAIEESQIAITVLSHNYASSSFCLDELVHIIDCKRKGLLVLPVFYNLDPSDVRHQKGSYGEALARHEERFKAKKERLNQNMERLEKWKMALHQVANLSGYHFKQGDGYEYEFIGKIVEMVSGKTNRALLHIADYPVGLESQVLEVVKLLDVGANDGVHMIGIHGIGGIGKTTLALAVYNYVADHFDGSCFLENVRENSDKHGLQHLQSIILSELVKENKMNIATVKQGISMIQHRLQRKKVLLIVDDVDKPEQLQAIVGRPDWFGSGSRIIITTRDEKLLASHEVRRTYEVNELNRNDALQLLTWEAFKMQKVDPSYEEMLNRVVTYASGLPLALKVIGSNLFGKSIQEWKSAINQYQRIPNNQILKILKVSFDALEEEEKSVFLDIACCFKGCELEEVEDILHAHYGDCMKYHIGVLIDKSLLKLSVHGTMVTLHDLIEDMGREIVRQESPKDPGKRSRLWFHEDIIQVLEDNTGTSEIEIICLNFPLLDKEDIVEWNRKAFKKMKNLKTLIIKSGHFCKGPRYLPNSLRVLEWWRYPSHDLPSDFRSKKLGICKLPHCCFTSLELVGFLTKFMSMRVLNLDKCKCLTQIPDVSGLPNLEKLSFQHCQNLTTIHSSIGFLYKLKILSAFGCTKLVSFPPIKLTSLEKLNLSRCHSLESFPEILGKMENIRELQCEYTSIKELPSSIHNLTRLQELQLANCGVVQLPSSIVMMPELTELIGWKWKGWQWLKQEEGEEKFGSSIVSSKVELLWASDCNLYDDFFSIGFTRFAHVKDLNLSKNNFTMLPECIKEFQFLRKLNVNDCKHLQEIRGIPPSLKHFLATNCKSLTSSSTSMFLNQELHETGKTQFYLPGERIPEWFDHQSRGPSISFWFRNKFPGKVLCLVIGPMDDDSGMLISKVIINGNKYFRGSGYFMMGMDHTYLFDLQIMEFEDNLYVPLENEWNHAEVTYEGLEETSTPKECGIHVFKQESSMKDIRFADPYGKRKLGNDRNSLESQNQQLLKKHRFVDMEVS